One genomic segment of Hordeum vulgare subsp. vulgare chromosome 2H, MorexV3_pseudomolecules_assembly, whole genome shotgun sequence includes these proteins:
- the LOC123427735 gene encoding ubiquinol oxidase 1b, mitochondrial-like, protein MSSRMAGATLLRHLGPRLFVAAEPASGLAAGARGIMPAAARIFPARMASTEAAAPHAKQEDDAKSPQAAATPAQQNKKAVVSYWGIEPRKLVKDDGTEWPWFCFRPWDTYRPDTSIDVAKHHEPRALPDKVAYFVVRSLRVPRDLFFQRRHASHALLLETVAAVPPMVGGVLLHLRSLRRFEHSGGWIRALMEEAENERMHLMTFMEVTQPRWWERALVLAAQGVFFNAYFVGYLISPKFAHRFVGYLEEEAVESYTEYLKDLEAGLIENTPAPAIAIDYWRLPADARLKDVVTAVRADEAHHRDANHYASDIHYQGMTLNQTPAPLGYH, encoded by the coding sequence ATGAGCTCTCGGATGGCCGGAGCCACGCTTCTGCGCCACCTGGGCCCCCGCCTCTTCGTCGCCGCCGAGCCGGCGTCCGGGCTCGCCGCGGGCGCGAGGGGCATCATGCCCGCCGCCGCAAGGATCTTCCCCGCGCGGATGGCCAGCACCGAGGCCGCCGCCCCGCATGCCAAACAAGAAGATGATGCCAAAAGCCCCCAGGCGGCCGCGACTCCAGCGCAGCAGAACAAGAAGGCCGTGGTGAGCTACTGGGGCATCGAGCCGCGGAAGCTCGTCAAGGACGACGGCACGGAGTGGCCGTGGTTCTGCTTCAGGCCGTGGGACACGTACCGGCCGGACACGTCCATCGACGTGGCCAAGCACCACGAGCCCAGGGCGCTGCCGGACAAGGTGGCCTACTTCGTCGTGCGGTCGCTCCGCGTGCCCCGGGACCTCTTCTTCCAGCGCCGGCACGCGAGCCACGCGCTGCTGCTGGAGACGGTGGCGGCCGTGCCCCCCATGGTGGGCGGCGTGCTGCTGCACCTGCGCTCGCTCCGCCGCTTCGAGCACAGCGGCGGCTGGATCCGCGCGCTCATGGAGGAGGCCGAGAACGAGCGCATGCAcctcatgaccttcatggaggtgacgcaGCCGCGGTGGTGGGAGCGCGCTCTCGTGCTCGCCGCGCAGGGCGTCTTCTTCAACGCATACTTCGTCGGGTACCTCATCTCCCCCAAGTTCGCGCACCGCTTCGTCGGCTACctcgaggaggaggccgtggagtCATACACCGAGTATCTCAAGGACCTCGAGGCCGGCTTGATCGAGAACACGCCGGCCCCGGCCATCGCCATCGACTACTGGCGCCTTCCAGCCGACGCCAGGCTCAAGGACGTGGTCACCGCCGTGCGCGCCGACGAGGCGCATCACCGCGACGCCAACCACTACGCATCCGACATCCATTACCAGGGAATGACGCTGAATCAGACGCCTGCGCCGCTCGGGTACCACTAA